The Pseudomonas benzenivorans region CCTCAGTCGCCGATGCGCCAGCCCGAGGTGATCGGATAACGCCGGTCGCGACCGAAACCGCGCTGGGTCACCCGCACCCCGACCGCCGCCTGGCGCCGCTTGTACTCGTTCAGGTCGACCAGGCGCAGCACCCGGCGCACCGTGTCCTCGTCGAACCCCTCGGCGATGATGGCGTTGGCCGACAGGTCGTGCTCGATATACAGCTTGAGGATCTCGTCGAGCACCGGGTAGGGCGGCAGGGAATCCTCGTCCTTCTGGTCCGGCGCCAGTTCGGCCGACGGCGGCCGGTCGATGACCCGCTGCGGGATCACCGCGCCCAGGGTATTGCGGTACTCACACAGGCGGAACACCAGGGTCTTGGGCACATCCTTGAGCACGTCGAAACCGCCGGCCATGTCGCCATACAGGGTCGCGTAACCGACCGCCATCTCGCTCTTGTTGCCAGTGGTCAGCACCAGGTAGCCCTTCTTGTTGGAGATGGCCATCAGCAGGGTGCCGCGGCAGCGGGCCTGCAGGTTCTCCTCGGTGGTGTCGCGCCCCAGCCCCTCGAACACCGGCGCCAGGGTGGCCATGAAGGACTCGACCATGGGCGCGATCGGCAGCACCCGGTAGGTCACGCCCAGCGCCTCGGCCTCGGCCTGGGCGTCCTCCAGGCTGATCTGCGCGGTGTAGCGGTAGGGCATCATCACCGCCTCGACGTGCTGGGCGCCCAGGGCATCCACCGCCACCGCCAGGGTCAGGGCCGAGTCGATGCCGCCGGACAGGCCCAGCACCACGCCCTTGAAACCGTTCTTGCGCACATAGTCGCGCACGCCCATGACCAGGGCCTGGTAGACACTGGCCTCCAGCTCCGGCAGCGGCGCGCAGGTGGCCAGACGCGGGACGACGCCGTCATCGCCGAGCTGCAGGTCGACCGGATACAGGCCCTCGTTGAACGCGCCGACCCGCTGACACACCGCGCCGCCGGCATCGACCACGCAGCTGCCGCCGTCGAACACCAGCTCGTCCTGGCCGCCGACCTGGTTGACGTAGACGATCGGCATCGCCCCTTCGCGGGCCCGCTCGGCCAGCACTTCCTCGCGCTCGCGCTGCTTGTCCAGATGGAAGGGCGAGGCGTTCAGGCTCAGCATCAGCTGCGCCCCGGCCGCCCGCGCCTGCGCCATGGGCTCGGCGAACCAGATGTCCTCGCAGATGCTCAGCGCCACCGGAACACCCTTGATGTCCACCACGCAGGGCTGATGGCCGGGCTCGAAGTAGCGCTTCTCGTCGAACACCCGGTAGTTGGGCAACTTCTGCTTGTAATAGCTGGCCAGCAACTGGCCGTCGGCGATCACCGCACAGGCGTTGTAACGCAGCTCATCCTCCAGCCAGGGATAGCCGACCACCAGATAGATACCGTGCACCTGGTCCTGCAGGCGCTGCAGCGCCTGCTCGATGCGCAGCTGCATGCTCGAACGCAGCAGCAGGTCCTCCGGCGGGTAGCCGCACAGGGCCAGTTCGGGAAACACGATAACATCGGCCTGCCACTGATCGCGGGCGCCACAGGCCGCCTCGATGATCCGCTCGACGTTGCCGTGCACGTCGCCGACGCGCAAGTTCAACTGGGCCATCACGACACGCAGGGTTTGGCTCATGGCCGTCTCCACAGCAAGATAATTCCACCCGCGCCGCCGGATATCGACGACGCCACTGCACTGGACGCCATTGTCCCGCATCGCCACCCGCGGAAACAATGCACAGCATCGGCTTTGGCCGCTGGGCGGCATCGACGTCCTTGGCTAAACTGCCAGGCCCTACTGGAGAAGAGAGCGTTATGGGCCTGTTTCGCCTGTTGATCCTGATCGCCATCGTCGCCGCCGCGTTCTGGCTCTGGCGCCGCTTTATCCGTCCCCCACAACGCTCCGAACGCACCGACAACAAGCCCGCGCCCATGGTGCGCTGTGCTCAATGCGGCGTGCATGTGCCCCGCGAGCACGCGCTCAATCAGGATGAGCACTGGTACTGCAGCCGGGCCCATCTGCAACAAGGCCCCAAATCCGGTGAACGCTGAGTCCCTCCCTCTCGGCGGGGTCCAGGGCCGACGCATCCTGCGGCTCTATCACCTGTATCGCCTGGCCATCGGCCTGGTACTGGTGCTGCTGATCTCCAGCGACCTGGACAGCGAGCTGCTGGACCTGGCCCACCCGGGCCTGTTCCGCAATGGCAGCTGGTTCTACCTGATCCTGAATACCCTGGTGGCGGTGATGGTGCAGCGACCACGCAGCCTGATCCAGGTGTTCAGCCTGGCCCTGGTCGATGTGATCCTGCTGTCCGGCCTGTTCTATGCCGCCGGCGGCACCCCCAGCGGCATCGGCACGCTGCTGATCGTCGCGGTGGCCATCGCCAATATCATGCTGCGCGGGCGCATCGGCCTGCTGATCGCCGCCGTCGCCGCCATCGGCCTGATCTACCTGACCTTCTACCTCAGCCTCAGCCGGCCGGCGGCAGCCGCCCAGTACGTGCAGGTTGGCGCCCTCGGCGCGCTGTGCTTCGCCGCCGCCCTGTTCGTCCAGGGCATCACCAAGCGCCTGCACGCCAGCGAAAGCCTGGCCGAGCAGCGCGCCGCCGACGTCGCCAGCCTCGAAGCCCTCAACGCCCTGATCCTGCAACGCATGCGCACCGGCATCCTGGTACTGGATGACCAGCACCGGGTGCTCCTGGCCAACCAGGGTGCCTTGACCCTGCTCGGCTGCGAGGCCCTGGCCGGCAAGATACTCGACCCGCACTGCCCGGAGCTGGTCAAGCGCCTGCAACACTGGCAGGACAACCCGACCCTGCGCCCGGCCAACCTGCAGGCCCTGGTCGATGGCCCGGTGCTGCAGCCCAGTTTCATTCCCCTGCAGCGCGGCGAGCAACGCGAGACCCTGGTGTTCCTCGACGACATCTCCCAGATCGCGCAACAGGCGCAACAGCTCAAGCTCGCCTCCCTGGGCCGGCTGACCGCGGGTATCGCCCATGAGATCCGCAACCCGCTCGGCGCGATCAGCCACGCCGCGCAGCTGCTGCAGGAATCGGAAGACCTGCAGGGCCCGGACCAGCGCCTGGCGCAGATCATCCAGGACCACTCGCGGCGGATGAACCTGGTGATCGAGAACGTCCTGCAGCTGTCGCGCCGGCGCCAGGCCGAGCCCCAGCTGCTCGACCTCAAATACTGGCTGCACCGCTTCGCCAGCGAGTTCCGCAGCTCGGCTTCGCCCGACAAGACGCTGCACGTGGAGACCCAGGCCGGCACCATTCAGACCCGCATGGACCCGCACCAGCTGACCCAGGTACTGACCAACCTGGTGCAAAACGGCCTGCGCTACAGCGCCCGCCAGCACCGCCAGGGGCAGGTCTGGCTCAAGCTGTTCCGCGACCCGGCCAGCGAGCTGCCGGTGCTCGAGGTGCTGGACGACGGAGCGGGCGTGCCGGCCGAGCAACTGCATCACATCTTCGAGCCCTTCTACACCACCGAGAACAAGGGCACCGGCCTGGGCCTGTATATTTCCCGCGAGCTGTGCGAAAGCAACCAGGCCCGCCTCGACTACAAATCCCGCGAGGGCGGCGGCAGCTGCTTTCGCATCACCTTTGCCCACCCGCGCAAGCTGAGTTGACCATGAACCGCCAGAGAGCCCTGATCGTCGATGACGAGCCCGATATCCGCGAACTGCTGGAGATCACCCTAGGCCGGATGAAGCTCGACACCCGCAGCGCCCGCAACGTCAAGGAGGCGCGCGACTGGCTGGCCAAGGAGCCGTTCGATCTGTGCCTGACCGACATGCGCCTGCCCGACGGCACCGGGCTGGAGCTGGTGCAATACATCCAACAGCGCCACCCGCAGGTACCGGTGGCGATGATCACCGCCTACGGCAGCCTGGACACCGCGATCAACGCGCTCAAGGCCGGGGCCTTCGACTTCCTGACCAAGCCGGTGGACCTGGGCCGCCTGCGCGAGCTGGTCGCCACGGCCCTGCGCCTGCGCACCACCGAGGGCGAAAACACGCCGGTGGACAGCCGCCTGCTCGGCGACTCGCCGCCCATGCAGACACTGCGCAAACAGATCCTCAAACTCGCCCGCAGTCAGGCGCCGGTGTATATCAGCGGCGAGTCCGGCAGCGGCAAGGAGCTGGTCGCCCGCCTGATCCACGAACAGGGACCACGCAGCGAGCAGCCCTTCGTTCCGGTCAACTGCGGCGCCATTCCCTCGGAACTGATGGAGAGCGAGTTCTTCGGGCACAAGAAAGGCAGCTTCACCGGCGCCGTGGAGGACAAGCAGGGGCTGTTCCAGGCCGCCAACGGCGGCACCCTGTTCCTCGACGAGGTCGCCGACCTGCCGCTGCCGATGCAGGTCAAGCTGCTGCGGGCGATCCAGGAGAAGGCCGTGCGCGCGGTCGGTGGCCAGCAGGAGGCGGTGGTCGATGTGCGCATCCTCTGCGCCACCCACAAGGACCTGGCCGCGGAAGTGGCCGCCGAACGCTTCCGCCAGGACCTCTACTACCGCCTCAACGTCATCGAGCTACGCGTGCCGCCACTACGCGAGCGCCGCGAAGACATCGCCCAGCTGGCCACGGCCATGCTCAAGCGCCTGGCCGCAGACACCGGCCTGAGCCTCGCCCAACTCGAGACCGAGGCCCTGGAGAAGCTCAAGAGCTACCGCTTCCCCGGCAACGTGCGCGAGCTGGAGAACATGCTCGAGCGCGCCTACACCCTGTGCGAGGACGACCGCATCAGCGCCAGCGACCTGCGCCTGAGCGATGCCTGCAGCCCCGGTGAGAACGGCGAGGCCAGCCTGGCGCAAATCGACAACCTGGAAGACCACCTGGAAGACATCGAGCGCAAGCTGATCATGCAGGCACTCGAAGAAACCCGCTGGAACCGCACCGCCGCCGCCCAGCGCCTGGGCCTGACCTTTCGCTCGATGCGCTACCGCCTGAAGAAGCTGGGGATCGATTGAGGCCCAGATCGTGTACCGCGAGAACGCCCTCAGCTCAATCGGCCTGCCGGCGAATAAGGCGTAGGATCCACGATCGGGTCACGCCCCAGCATCAGATCAACCAGCAGCTGGCAGGATGCCGGCGCCAGCACCAGACCATTGCGGTAATGGCCACAATTCAACCACAACCCTGGGTACTGTGGCACCTCGCCGATAAAGGGAACTCCATCCGGCGACCCAGGCCGCAAGCCAGCCCAATGCCCCACCACCTCAGCATCGGCCAACCCCGGCAACAACTCCTCGGCGGATGCCTTTAGACTAGCAAGAGCCTCCTCGGTCGGCGTTTTGTCAAAACCAGCATGCTCCAGGGTACTGCCTACCAGGATATGTCCATCCTTGCGCGGAATCGCATAACGCCCCTTGGCCAAGACCATGGCCGGCAAAAAATCCTTGGCACACTTGTAGAGGATCATCTGCCCTTTCACGGGCTCGACCGGCAACGAGAGTCCCAACACAGCCAACAACGAGCCAGACCAAGCCCCTGCCGCCAGCACGACACACTCGTATGACCACTTCCGCCCTCCAGCCCGGAAACTCATGCCCCCCTCAGGGTTGGCCTGTAACGAACCAACAGCACCCTGCTCACACAACTCAACCCGCCCTTCTAACAACAGAATCTTGCGTAGTGCATCCAGCAGCCGCGGATTCCTCACATTGGCCAGATCAGGCATCCACAGCCCCCGCTGAAACCCGCGGCCCAACATGGGCAAGCGGGAATACAGCAGCTCAGCGCTCACTTGCTGCACAGATCGCCCCCCACCAACAGCCCAGGCCAAAGCCTGGGGTTCGTCCTGCAAATCCAGCCAGTAGAGCCCAGTACGACAAACCTGCGGATCAACCCCAGTTGCTGTAAACAATTCCTGCCCGAGTTGCGGATAGAACCCCTGAGACCAGGCAGCCAGTGCGCCCACGGCAGCTCCATAGCGCCATGGGTAAAGCGGCGAAACAATCCCCCCTCCAGCCCATGATGCCTCTCGCCCAACGGACTGCTGCTCAAATAACCGAACTCGACGACCTGCCCGAGAAAGATTGAGCGCCGTGAGCAACCCCATCACCCCGCCCCCAACCACCGCCACTTCTGACTCGGCACCAACTTGCATTTCTTAAAATCCTTCTAGACTGATGACTCGAATCGACCTACAGCAAGGAAGCTGAGTAATGCAGAAAGATCGGGGACTAGGCCTGATCGAGCTGCTGGTCGTGCTGGCAATCCTGGCCATTGTACTAGGCTTGGCTGCGCCCTCACTGCACGCCCAGATTATCGATCAACAACGTACTGCAACCCTCAACCAGATGCTAGGCGCCCTCCAGCACACTCGCAGCACAGCCGTGTACTCTCGCGAAATCACCAGCATCTGCTCAGGTACAGCGTCTTGCCAGTCGAGCAAGGTCTGGAGCCGCAATCTGCTCATTTTCAAAGATGCGAACCGCAACGGCACACTGGATGCACATGAACACATCGAGATTCAGGAGAAACTTGCCGAGGGATACACGTGGTATTGGGGCAGCTTTCGCAACCGCCCCTACCTAAGCTATGAGGGTGATGGAACAACTCTGGCCAGCAACGGCACCATGACCCTCTGCCGCAACGGAATCCCCCTTAACCAGATAGTCATCAGCCTGTCCGGCAGGGTCCGACACCAGGCAGCTCCGCAGGGGGCAAGGTGTCGATAGTCACTTCATCGCACTTTTGCTACGCCTGTCCGCGACCAATGGATATGCCTCTGCCTGATCACTACTGTAGCCCTCAGGTACTTCCATGCAGAGACAACCATGTCCATCGCCAACCTTCCACGCCGCCAGAGCCCCCGAAGTCAAGGCGGTTTCACGCTCATTGAGCTCATGGTGGTAGTCGCCATCGTGGCCATCGTGGCTCTGGTAGCACTGCCTAACTACGGCCCCATGATGCAATCCAGCCGGGAAACTTCGACTGGCAACGAACTACTGGGAGCCTTGCTCGTTGCTCGCAGCGAGGCTGTCACACGACGAACCGCCGTCACGGTCTGCGCCAGCAGCGACCAAAGCACTTGCAGTGGCTCCTGGGCAGACGGCGGAGTTGTGCGCGCCTCCGACGGCACGGTTATCCGCGCCCTCCCTGCCGTCAACGATGTCACCATCTCTGGCGCCGCCATCACCTTTCGCAGCAATGGCACATCCGCTGGCGGCACACTGACCGTCGGCAGCCACAACGTCATTGTCAATACCATCGGTCATGCCAAGGTCGACTAGCCATGATGAGCAATGCAATGAATAAGCGAAGCCGTGGTTTTACCCTGATTGAGGTCATGGTAGCCGTGGTAGTGCTCGCCGTCGGCCTGCTGGGCATGGCCAGCCTAATGGTACGTAGCCAACAGTCCAACGAGGGGGCCTACTCCCGCAGCCAAGCCTCGATCCTGGCATATGACATCATCGAGCGCATGCGCGCCAACAAAGTACTGGCGTCCCCCCTGGAAACCCGCAAAGTCAGCTACGCCACACAGAGCGGCGCATACGTGCTGGCCGCCCTGCCGACCTGCGCGACACCCGCCGGCGGGCAACAGGCAGCAGGCAGCGCCCAGGCTGCCCAGGACCTGGCCCAATGGTGCCAGATAGTCAGAAGCAGCCTGCCGAACGTGGACAGCGCGAATACCAGCATCGTCCGTGGCACAGGCAATCTTTACACCGTCTCCATTCAGTGGCAGGACGCCACCGCCGATGGGGATAGTGCCCAAAGTGTTCAAGTGGTGGCCGAGCTATGAAAAGCAGAGAACTAGGCATGTCGCTCGTCGAGGTCATGGTAGCAGTGCTGATCAGCACTATTTTGGTACTCGGCGTTACCGAGCTGTTCGGCAACTCCTTCTTTTCCAGCCGCAGCAACAACGAGCTGACTCGTATGCAGGAAGCTGGACGAGTAGCCCTTGAAGTGATTGGTGCTGACGCACGCCGCGCTGGCTACCAAGGCTGCACGGCTGCCGACCAGGAGCATAAATTCAACGATGGTCACTCCCTGCCAGACGATGCGGTGACCAGCTCCAGCGCGACTACGGTGACCTTCCGCTTTGCCGACCCCGGCACCGGCTGCAATGACAGTACGGGCACCTACCAGGAGCTGACTTGGAACGAGCCGGCAGTCACCTACAGCAGCGCCAATGGCACCCTGTCACGCAACGGCGACCCGATTCTGGATAACGTCAACATGTCGGTGGCCTTCATCCCCACCGGCAGCGCCCTGACCTCAACCGCAGTGCGCATCACCATTACCGTTAGCGACTCTCGCAACGCCGCCCCCCATACCCTCGGCAACCGCACCTTCAGCGGCACCTACGAGCTAAGGAACAAACTGCTATGAGCCCGCATAAACAGAGTGGCATGGTATTAGTCGTCAGCTTGTTGCTGCTGTTGATGCTGACCCTGATTGCCATCAGCGCGGCCAACCAGTCCAGCCTGCAGCTGCGTATCGCATCCAACAGCGAACAACAGAACGCCGCCTTCCAGGCAGCCGAATCTGGCCTCCAGCAGTGGACCGCCGAATACTTCGGCGCCGCTGATAACTCTGCCTTCCCTGACGACTGGAGCGATCAAGTGGTAGGTAGCGCGAGGACTGGCTATCCCGCTGAGCAGTCAACCGTGGTCACCACCTATTCCGGCCCCTGTCCAGGCTCTGGCATCGGGCGCGTTTCACTCAACTGCTTCAGTCTACGTAGTACGGGCCAGGTCTGCGACTCAGGCAACTGCACGGCGACAGCCATTCACCTCCAAGGCGGCCAGCGTCGCCAACTCAGCCAGTGAATGCGCCCCGAACACTCTGTGACCCTGGACGGTCAAGGAATAGCAAAATGAACAACAAACACTTCCTACGCACCATGCTGTCCTCTGCCCTCGCCTGCAGCCTCATCCTGCACAGTGCATTCACTCAGGCGGACGATACCGAGATTTTCTTCAGCAGCCCGGATACCAGCACAGAGGTGGCCAGGCCCAATGTGCTGTTCATTCTCGACAACTCAGGCTCCATGAACTGGGGGCTGACCACTAACAATAACGCCACAGGTGGCGCCAAGTCGCGACTCACGGTACTCAAGGAGTCGTTCTCCGACATCCTCGGCAACACCAGCGGCATCAATGCCGGCATCATGGTGCTCAACTCACGCAGCGAATACGGCAACAGCCGTTTCATGTACCCGGTCACCAACATCGATCAGACCGTCCCGTCGAGCAATACCCTACCAGCCAACACCGGAGGCATCCTCGTCTCCGGGGATGATGCCACTCAAGCCACCTCTCCGCTGGGCGCTGCAGTGACGGATGCCCCGACTCTGGTGATGGGACAGATCACCACCAGCAACACCGTGGCCGGCAGCGCCACCAGCACACTGACCACCAACGGCATCTATTTCCGCAAGACCGTCAGCGGCAGCGACTATGCTTGCAGGATGAGCGCACCCAGCCGCACCACGGCTTCCGCCTGCTACGGCGAAGCGAGTCGGACCTCCGACAACCTGAGAACATCGGAAGTCATGTTCTTGTTCCAAGGCCTCAGTATTCCAGCCAACGCTACTGTTACTGATG contains the following coding sequences:
- a CDS encoding GspH/FimT family pseudopilin, whose amino-acid sequence is MSIANLPRRQSPRSQGGFTLIELMVVVAIVAIVALVALPNYGPMMQSSRETSTGNELLGALLVARSEAVTRRTAVTVCASSDQSTCSGSWADGGVVRASDGTVIRALPAVNDVTISGAAITFRSNGTSAGGTLTVGSHNVIVNTIGHAKVD
- a CDS encoding pilus assembly PilX family protein, which codes for MSPHKQSGMVLVVSLLLLLMLTLIAISAANQSSLQLRIASNSEQQNAAFQAAESGLQQWTAEYFGAADNSAFPDDWSDQVVGSARTGYPAEQSTVVTTYSGPCPGSGIGRVSLNCFSLRSTGQVCDSGNCTATAIHLQGGQRRQLSQ
- the pilV gene encoding type IV pilus modification protein PilV, with protein sequence MMSNAMNKRSRGFTLIEVMVAVVVLAVGLLGMASLMVRSQQSNEGAYSRSQASILAYDIIERMRANKVLASPLETRKVSYATQSGAYVLAALPTCATPAGGQQAAGSAQAAQDLAQWCQIVRSSLPNVDSANTSIVRGTGNLYTVSIQWQDATADGDSAQSVQVVAEL
- a CDS encoding PilW family protein, with the translated sequence MKSRELGMSLVEVMVAVLISTILVLGVTELFGNSFFSSRSNNELTRMQEAGRVALEVIGADARRAGYQGCTAADQEHKFNDGHSLPDDAVTSSSATTVTFRFADPGTGCNDSTGTYQELTWNEPAVTYSSANGTLSRNGDPILDNVNMSVAFIPTGSALTSTAVRITITVSDSRNAAPHTLGNRTFSGTYELRNKLL
- a CDS encoding PP0621 family protein encodes the protein MGLFRLLILIAIVAAAFWLWRRFIRPPQRSERTDNKPAPMVRCAQCGVHVPREHALNQDEHWYCSRAHLQQGPKSGER
- a CDS encoding NAD+ synthase; protein product: MSQTLRVVMAQLNLRVGDVHGNVERIIEAACGARDQWQADVIVFPELALCGYPPEDLLLRSSMQLRIEQALQRLQDQVHGIYLVVGYPWLEDELRYNACAVIADGQLLASYYKQKLPNYRVFDEKRYFEPGHQPCVVDIKGVPVALSICEDIWFAEPMAQARAAGAQLMLSLNASPFHLDKQREREEVLAERAREGAMPIVYVNQVGGQDELVFDGGSCVVDAGGAVCQRVGAFNEGLYPVDLQLGDDGVVPRLATCAPLPELEASVYQALVMGVRDYVRKNGFKGVVLGLSGGIDSALTLAVAVDALGAQHVEAVMMPYRYTAQISLEDAQAEAEALGVTYRVLPIAPMVESFMATLAPVFEGLGRDTTEENLQARCRGTLLMAISNKKGYLVLTTGNKSEMAVGYATLYGDMAGGFDVLKDVPKTLVFRLCEYRNTLGAVIPQRVIDRPPSAELAPDQKDEDSLPPYPVLDEILKLYIEHDLSANAIIAEGFDEDTVRRVLRLVDLNEYKRRQAAVGVRVTQRGFGRDRRYPITSGWRIGD
- the thiO gene encoding glycine oxidase ThiO produces the protein MQVGAESEVAVVGGGVMGLLTALNLSRAGRRVRLFEQQSVGREASWAGGGIVSPLYPWRYGAAVGALAAWSQGFYPQLGQELFTATGVDPQVCRTGLYWLDLQDEPQALAWAVGGGRSVQQVSAELLYSRLPMLGRGFQRGLWMPDLANVRNPRLLDALRKILLLEGRVELCEQGAVGSLQANPEGGMSFRAGGRKWSYECVVLAAGAWSGSLLAVLGLSLPVEPVKGQMILYKCAKDFLPAMVLAKGRYAIPRKDGHILVGSTLEHAGFDKTPTEEALASLKASAEELLPGLADAEVVGHWAGLRPGSPDGVPFIGEVPQYPGLWLNCGHYRNGLVLAPASCQLLVDLMLGRDPIVDPTPYSPAGRLS
- a CDS encoding GspH/FimT family pseudopilin — translated: MQKDRGLGLIELLVVLAILAIVLGLAAPSLHAQIIDQQRTATLNQMLGALQHTRSTAVYSREITSICSGTASCQSSKVWSRNLLIFKDANRNGTLDAHEHIEIQEKLAEGYTWYWGSFRNRPYLSYEGDGTTLASNGTMTLCRNGIPLNQIVISLSGRVRHQAAPQGARCR
- a CDS encoding sigma-54-dependent transcriptional regulator, whose translation is MNRQRALIVDDEPDIRELLEITLGRMKLDTRSARNVKEARDWLAKEPFDLCLTDMRLPDGTGLELVQYIQQRHPQVPVAMITAYGSLDTAINALKAGAFDFLTKPVDLGRLRELVATALRLRTTEGENTPVDSRLLGDSPPMQTLRKQILKLARSQAPVYISGESGSGKELVARLIHEQGPRSEQPFVPVNCGAIPSELMESEFFGHKKGSFTGAVEDKQGLFQAANGGTLFLDEVADLPLPMQVKLLRAIQEKAVRAVGGQQEAVVDVRILCATHKDLAAEVAAERFRQDLYYRLNVIELRVPPLRERREDIAQLATAMLKRLAADTGLSLAQLETEALEKLKSYRFPGNVRELENMLERAYTLCEDDRISASDLRLSDACSPGENGEASLAQIDNLEDHLEDIERKLIMQALEETRWNRTAAAQRLGLTFRSMRYRLKKLGID
- a CDS encoding sensor histidine kinase encodes the protein MNAESLPLGGVQGRRILRLYHLYRLAIGLVLVLLISSDLDSELLDLAHPGLFRNGSWFYLILNTLVAVMVQRPRSLIQVFSLALVDVILLSGLFYAAGGTPSGIGTLLIVAVAIANIMLRGRIGLLIAAVAAIGLIYLTFYLSLSRPAAAAQYVQVGALGALCFAAALFVQGITKRLHASESLAEQRAADVASLEALNALILQRMRTGILVLDDQHRVLLANQGALTLLGCEALAGKILDPHCPELVKRLQHWQDNPTLRPANLQALVDGPVLQPSFIPLQRGEQRETLVFLDDISQIAQQAQQLKLASLGRLTAGIAHEIRNPLGAISHAAQLLQESEDLQGPDQRLAQIIQDHSRRMNLVIENVLQLSRRRQAEPQLLDLKYWLHRFASEFRSSASPDKTLHVETQAGTIQTRMDPHQLTQVLTNLVQNGLRYSARQHRQGQVWLKLFRDPASELPVLEVLDDGAGVPAEQLHHIFEPFYTTENKGTGLGLYISRELCESNQARLDYKSREGGGSCFRITFAHPRKLS